The nucleotide sequence CGTCGTGGGAGTGACGCGAGGGGACGGGGCCACTCGGCCCCGCCCCACCCGCCGGATCTCAGGCGGCGAGCTTGACGTCCGCAGCCAGCAGCGCGGCCCGCAGGGCCTCGCGCTCGGCGTCGCTGACCGGGGTCAGCGGGGACAGGCTCGCACCGCCGTCGCGACCCTGCAGAGCCAGTGCCGCCTTGATCCGGGCGGTCATGTTCGGGCCGTCGATCGCCCGCCAGACCGGCAGCTGCTTGTTGTGCAGCTCCAGTGCGGCGGCGAGGTCACCACGCTGCACGGCGTCCCACTGCGCCATGCACAGCTCGGGGACGACGGTCAGGGTCGCACTGATCGCGCCCTGGGCGCCCATCAGGTAGCTGGGGAAGAGCAGGTCGTCGACGGCGGTGAAGACCTTGCCGCCCTCGGGGTTCATGTGCAGCAGATCGGCGAGCTGGTGGATGTTGCCGCCGGACTGCTTGACGCCGATCACGGCGGGGATCTCGTTCATGACCCGAGCGACCGTGGTGGCCGGGATCAGGGCGTAGGGGATGACGTTGTAGACGACGATCGGCAGCGCGGTCTCGTCGGCGATCCGGCGGTAGTAGGCGACGGTGGTGTCCTCGTCGGGCTGGAACAGGTAGTGCACCGGGGTCACCTGCAGCGCGTCCACACCGGTCTCGGCGATCGCCTTGCCGTAGCGGATGACCTCCTTGGTGCTGTCCTGGATGATGCCGGCGATCACCGGGACCCGGCCCGCCGTCTCCTCGACGGTCGCCCGGGCGATGGCCACCGAGTCCTCCAGCGACAGCATCTGGCCGTCACCGGTGCTGCCGGTGACGCACAGGCCGTGCACACCGAGATCGAGGTGGTAGCGAACCTCGGCCCGCAGGGCGTCGAGATCGGGCTGCTCGTCGACGGTGAACGGGCTGACGAGCGGGGGAATGATGCCGTGGATGTCGAGGGTCATCGTCGAAAAGCCTCTTCCGATGGGGTTGACATGCGGGGGATGTCCGCGGCCCAAGGCCGTCGGACAGAGTTCCGGGACGGCCGTGCCGGTGAAATGTAACCGGTAACATCGTTAGCCTGACGGGCCGCCGGATGCGTGTCAAGAGTTGGTCAGCTCACTCCGGCGGGCGCCGCGCACGAGTTCCGGATGCGCAGTTCCGTCGGCAGCACGACATCCCGGCCGGCGGCCGGATGCGATGCCCCCGCCAGCTCCTCGAACAGGATCCGGCCCGCCGCGGCACCGATCTCGTAGGCGGGCTGGGCGATCGCGGTGAGCGGTGGATCGACGAACGGGAACAGGTCGGTGTCGTCGAAGGTGATCAGCGACAGCTCGCCGGGCAGCCGCACCCCGCGCTCGCGCAACGCGCCGAGCGCGCCGATCGCGAGCACGTTGTTGAACGAGAACACCGCCGTCGGCCGGACCGGCAGGTCGAGCACCTCGAGCATCGCCCGGTGACCACCGTCGACGCCGAGGAAGCCCTCCCGCACGCACTCCGGACGCACGTGCAGGCCGGCGTCGGCACAGGCTGCGCGGAACCCCGCGAGCCGTTGCGACGCCGTGGCCATCCCGGAGGGCCCGGCAATCATGCCCAGATCGGTGTGCCCGAGATCGATGAGATGGCGGACCGCCTCCCGCGCGGCGGAGAGGCTGTCCGTGCGGACCAGCGGGACACTCGGCAGGTCCGGCGGACGCCGGTCGATCAGCACCGTCGGGATCTCGTTGCGCAGCAGCCGGTGCACCCCCTGGGCGGCCTCGCTCGTGGAGAGCAGCGCGGCGGCGTCGACGGTTCGGCGGGCGAACGACTCGAGGATCTGCGCCTCGCGATCCGGGTCGAAGTCCGAACTGGAGATCAGCACCTGGTAGCCGTGCCGGACCGCCTCGTCCTCCAGGCCGCGGGCGACCTGTCCGGTGAACGGATTGGCGATGTCGGAGACCAGCAGACCCAGCAGCTGCGTCCGGCCGCGGGACAGGCTCGCCGCCACGCCGTTGCTGACGTAGTCGAGCTCCTGCACCGCGCGCAGCACCCGTTCGGTGCGATCGGGGCTGACCGTCGCGCCACCGTTGAGCACCCGCACCACGGTCGCGGTGGACACACCCGCGACCCGTGCCACGTCACGAATGCTCGCCACCGATGCGCTCCCTCCCGCCGGACGACGCGATCCTAGTTGTACCCGTGGCCCGGCCCGGGCCTCGTCGGCGGGCGGGCCGTGGGTCCGGCCGGGCGTCCACGATCGGAGCGGCCCGGCCGGATCCCGGGGACGGTCCCCTGCTCAGAGCACCGTCGGGAGCTCGGCATCCGGTTCGGCCACCTCGGCCGCGGCCCGGAACAGCAACGCGATCCCGACCGCGCCCGGGTCCGGTTCCCCCATCGCACGGTCGCCGACGTAGCTGGCGCGGCCCATCCGGGCCCGCAGCTCGGCGGTCTGCCGGGCGCCCTCGGCGGCGGCCCGTGCACCGGCGGCGAACCCGCCGGGCAACGCCTCGACGGCGGGGGCCAGTGCATCGACCAGCGTGCGGTCGCCGACCTGCGCCTCCCCCACCCGCTGGATCGCGTCCAGGCCTGCCCGGGCCCCGGCGCCGAACGCCGCGACCGGATCATCGCCGGCGGCGAGCGCATGGCCGATCTCGGTGAACAGCAGGCCCAGCAGCGGCCCGCTCGTCCCACCGACCTCGTCGAGGAACACCGCCCCGAGCGCGCCGAACGCGGTCTCACCGCTCCCGGCATCGAACCGGGCGACGGCCTCGCGCAGCCCACCACGCAGGTTGTCGCCGAAGTCCCCGTCGCCGCTGCGCTGGTCGAGCGCGGTCAGCCGGGCGTGGCCGTGCTCAGCGGCCGTCGCGTAGGCGCGCAGCACCGCCTCCTGGTCGAACGTCACGGGGTCGCCTCCTGGCGGTCGATCGTCAGTGCGGGGGTCGTGGCCGGGGCGTTCCACCAGGGCAGCCACGCGGCGGGGGTACGGGTGAGGGAGATCGAGAACCCGGTCATGTCCAGGGCGGGCACCAGCGTGCCGACGAGCTGCCCGGCCGTCGCCAGACCGCGCCGCTCCAGCCCCTCGGCGACCAGCTCGTGCAGTCCGTAGAGCTCCAGCAGGGTGGCGCCGCCGAGGCCGTTGACCACGGTGATCACCTGGTCCCCGTCGCCGGGCAGCGCGTCGACGAGCTCGCCGAGCATCTGCTCGACGAGCTCCTCGGTGGCGGGACGGGTGATCGATCGCTGCGCGCGCTCGCCGTGGATCCCGACGCCGTACTCGAGCTCGTCCGGGCGCAGGTCGAACGACGGCTCACCGGTGTGCATCGAGGTCTGGGCCCGGGAGGCGACCGCGAGGCTGCGCGAGGCCCCGGCGACGGCCGAGCCGAGCTCGGCGAGCTCGTCGAGCCCGAGTCCGGCATCGGCGGCGCCGCCGAGGATCTTCTCGACGACGACGGTCGCGCCGGTGCCGCGGCGGCCGGTGGCGGTCTCGGCGGACTCGGTGGCGAGATCGTCGTCGACCAGGACGCGACGAACCTCCACCCCGTCCATCCGCAGCCGTTCCGCGGCGATCCCGAAGTTGATCCGGTCGCCGGTGTAGTTCTTCACCACGTGCACGACGCCGCCGGGGCCCGCGGCGGCCCGGGAGGCCTCCAGGACCTGCCGGTTGTGCGGGGAGGCGAACACCTTGCCCGGCGCGACGGCATCGAGCATCCCGCGCCCGAGGAACCCGCCGTGCAGCGGCTCGTGCCCCGAGCCGCCACCGGACACCAGGCCGACCCGGCGGTCCGGATGCCGGTGGCGCGCGACCAGGTGAGCCGGGGATTCGTGCAACTCGACGAGATCCGCGTGGGCCCTGGCGAACCCGCGGAGCGCGGGCGGCACCGGGTCACCGTCGTGCGGATGGAAGGGCAGGCTCATCAGGCGTTCTCCCGGAGGTGATGGAGGGTGGTCGGATCGACCGTGGGGCGCCCAGGGGACGCGGGTGGCGGTGGTCGACGGCAGCGCATGCTCCCCGGGGTGCCGATCACCCGCACGACCGGGCGCTAAAATATCAGACGTCAGCGGTTGCACAAGCTCTGCCGGGCGTCCGGAACCGGCCCCGCGCGGGCCGATCCCGCCCGCTCCGACGACGCGACACACCGACATCACCGACACCACCTTGCCCTCCCGGTGAGGGCGCGGGAAGGACCCGAGTGACCGAGATTCCGACCCCTCTCGAACAGGCCCTCGCGGGAGCGGCCGACACCGCCCGCGCGACCGCCCGGACCGCCCCCGGAGAGCGGGCGGTCCGGCTGCGCGCCGCCGCCGACGCCCTCGACGCCGCCGCCGGCGAGCTGGTCCCGATCGCGATGGCGGAGACCCGCCTTCCCGAGGCCCGATTGACCGGTGAGCTCGCCCGCACCACCTTCCAGGCACGGCTGTTCGCCGACCGGCTGGAGGCCGGCCTGCTGCACGACGTGCGGATCGACCACGCCGATCCGGACTGGCCGATGGGGGCCCGTCCCGACGTGCGACGGACGCAGGTGCCGATCGGACCGGTCCTGGTCTTCGCGGCGAGCAATTTCCCTTTCGCGTTCTCGGTGTTCGGCGGGGACACGGTCTCCGCGCTCGCCGCGGGATGCCCGGTCGTGGTCAAGGCGCACCCCGGTCACCCGGAGCTGTCCCGGCGGACCGCCGAGCTGGTCGCCGCAGCCTTCCCCGAGGGCGTGTTCGCGCTGATCGAGGGTGAACAGGCCGGGGCGGACGCGGTGCAGGACCCGCGCATCCGGGCCGTCGGCTTCACCGGATCCACCCGCGGCGGGCGGGCGTTGTTCGATCTCGCCGCGCGGCGTCCGGATCCCATCCCGTTCTACGGCGAGCTCGGCTCCACCAATCCGGTCGTCGTGACCCCGGCGGCGTGGGCCGAGCGGGCCGGCGAGATCGCGACCGGGTTCGCGGGATCGATGGTGCTCGGATCCGGGCAGTTCTGCACCAAGCCCGGCGTGGTGCTGGTACCGGACGCGGACGCCTTCCTCGACGCAGTCCCCGAGCTGTCGGCGGGCCCGATGCTCAACGAGCGCATCTCCTCGGCATACCGCACCGCGGCCGAGGAGATGGCCGGGGCGGCGGAGGTCGTGCGCGGCGACCTCGGCTCCGGCGGGCCGGTCCTGTTCCGCACCGACGCCGATGCCGTGCTCGCCCGGCCCGAGCTCCTCGGGCAGGAGGTATTCGGGCCGGCGGCCCTGGTCGTCGGTTATGCCGGGATCGATCAGGCGCTCGCCGTGCTCGACGTCGTCGGGGGCCAGCTCACCGGCACGGTGCAGGGCGCCGCCGACGATCCGGACGCCGGCGAGGTGATCGCCCGGCTCGCCGAGCACGCCGGCCGGGTGATCTGGAACGGCTGGCCCACCGGGGTGACCGTCAGCGACGCACAGCACCACGGTGGCCCGTACCCGTCCAGCACCGCGCCGCTACATACATCGGTCGGCACCGCGGCCGCGGAGCGGTTCCTGCGCCCGGTGGCGTTCCAGAGTGTCCCGGACGCGCTGCTGCCGGCCGAGCTGCGCGACGGTGCCGAGGGTCCGCGCCGGCTGGACGGTGCCCCGACGGTCTGAGCGCTGAGCCTCCTCCTCGCCGCCGGGCCGGGAGGAGGCTCAGGTCGCGACCGACTGCCGCATGGCGTGGAAGTCCTCGAGTGTCCAGTCCCGGACCTCGTCGATGTGCACGACGGCGGCCTGCTGCGCCTTCTCCGCGTCACCGTCGATCATGGCGGTGATGATCTCGTGATGGCGCGCGGCCGCTCCCCCGGTGCGCCCGATCCCGGTGGCGCCGGCGATCCGCAGCCACTCCACGTAGGCCTCGATGCTGTCCCGCACGGCGATCATCCTGGTGTTGCCGGCATGCTCGATGATCGTGCGGTGCAGGTTCATGTCCGAGGTGAAGAACGGCTGGTAGTCACCGTCGGCCATCGCCCGGTCGGCCTGCTCGATCTCCTCGCGCAGTTCGAGCTTGACCCGGTCGGGCATGCGGTGGGTCGCCTCGAAGGTCGCGAACCACTCGATGGCCTTGCGCATGCCGCACATCTCGGCGATGTCCTCGGCGGTGATCCGGGCGACGAAGGTGCCCGACCGCGGACGGGTGATCACGAGCTGGTCCGTCTCCAGGCGCCCCAGGGCCTCGCGCAGCGGAGTCTTCGAGACCCCCATCGTCTCGCTGATCGCGGTGACGTCCAGCCGCTCGCCCTGGGCGAGCCTGCCGTGCGTGATCTCCTCGCGCAGCACCCGGTAGACCCGGTCCGCCAGTGACTCCGTGACGAGTCGCGACACGCTCACCAGCATCACCACCTCTGCTCCGGGCGACTCGGCGGTTCCGGGTGCGCCGGGGCCGTAGTATCCCATCCCGCCATCCGGTCGGTCAGATCTGACATGCCAGCCACCGGCTCAGGCCTCGGACCTGCGGCGTGCGGCGGGGTGGATGCCCGGCCGGCCGCGACGGTCACCGGCACCACCACGTCACCGGACGGCGCCCCTGCCGGCTCGAACACCGGCACGGCCCGGGGCGACCCGTCCCGCCGTCAGCCCGGCCCGGCTCCGGTGATCCGGCAGCGGGCCCCCGGGGCTGCGTGGGATCACCCGGCACGGCCAGCGCGGCCGTGACCGCGGCGGCATCCGGAGTACTGACCACCAGCTCGTCGTAGCCGAACTGCCGACGGAAGTCCTCGTCGACCACGATGCGCACGGCCGGGATCCGACGGCGGGCACTCACGAACCGGCTGACCGGACTTCCCACGCCCCAGCGGCCGATCTTGACGACTCCGGTGACCACCAGGCCCGCCTGTCCGACACCGGTGACCGAGGCCCGGGTGGGTCGCTCCACGTAGTCGGCTGCGCACACCGCGGCCAGTGGCACCACCAGTTCCGCGCGCCCGCCGCTGAAGAGCCGTTCGACCGCGGAGAGCCGCACCGTGATCGCATCGTCACCGACATGGATGCTCACCATGATCCCCCCTAGACTGTTCCCACTTCTGCTATTGATACCAGATTTGGAAATGGAGGACCAGTGCCACCGACGCACTCACTGGCCGATCTCCTGCATCAGCCGGTGCGCTGGCGCATCGTGCAGAACCTCATCGGCCGCCCACTCACGACCGCGCAGCTCGCGCAACGACTCCCGGACGTGCCGACGACGACCCTGTACCGGCACGTCGCGGTCCTGGTGCAGGCCGACGTCCTGCACGTGACCGGCGAACGACGTATCCGGGGAGCGGTGGAACGGACCTACGAGCTGAACACCGCCGCCGCCGACGGCGACAACACCGCACCCGACCGCGACCGGCTACGGACCATGTTCACCGTGTACCTCGCCGGCCTGGCCGGAGACTTCGACCGCTACCTCGCGAACGACGACGTCGATCCCGTGCGGGACGGGGTGAGCTTCCGACAGGCCGCGCTGTGGCTGTCCGACGAGGAGCTCGCCGAGCTCCAGGAGCGGATCACCGAGGCGTTCGCACCGTTCCTGGAGCACTCACCCGCCGACGAACGGACCCGACGCATCCTCTCGACGGTATTCCTGCCGGCGGACCGGGGATAGCGGCCCGTCTGCGGGCGGCGACCTCGACCTCATCGGAGACCCGCGACCGTGTGGCGTACACGGTGGTTCACAGCACCGAGCTGCGCGTCCGGCGCAGCACCAGCAGCCCGCCGACGGCCGGGACGGCCGAGAGCAGCCGGGTGGCGACGGTCGTCGGCATCAGGCAGGTGACGGCAATGGTGACCAGGTAGGCCAGGCCGTGCACCGGACCGAGGACGGACGCGACCCCGGGCAGGTGCACGGTTGCCAGGTTGAGCAGCAGCAGGGCCAGCGACACCGTCTCGACCACCGAGGCAACGGCCAGCCAGCCTCGTTCCGCCGTGGCGTCGCGGGAGATCCCGGGCACGCTCAGACCCCCGTCGTCGAGCCGGGCCGGACGACCATGAGCACCACGACCACCACCCACAGCAGCCCGAAGACCCCCGACGCCGCACTGAGCCGCCGTGCGCGCCCGGCCCATCCGCCCGTGTCGATGGGCCCCCGATCCGGATCGGCGATGAGATCCATCGCCTTCTGCTGTTCTGGCAGCACGACCAGTGCCAGCACCAGACCGGCGGCCACGGTCAGGACCAGCGACACCACCACCCAGGGGTCGCCCAGCACGCCCATCTGCACCGCCAGCGCGATTCCGAGGACCGGGACACTCAGGCCCGCGACCGAGTAGACGCGGCTGATCCGGTGCAGCAGTACCGGCACCCCGGTCGCCTTCGCCCCGCCGGTTCCGAGGGCCACGCCCGCGTACCGGGGGAAGAGGCTGACGGCGACGGTCACCGGTCCGATCAGAATGATCGCCGCCACCACGTGCAGGCTGAGCAGCACCTTTCCCATCGCACGTCCTTCCGACCTCCGCGATTCCGGCCGACTTACAGCCTGCCTGGAACTTACCGCCCAGATGTTACAGTCTGACTGAAACTCGTGGAGGCCCCATGCTTCATCGGCCCGCAGCCGCCGTCCGGCTCCCGGACTCCCGCGTGCTCGACACCGGGGGCGGTCGCGCGGGCTCGCGTGCCGGTACCGAAGGCAGAGTTCACGCCTCCGCCGAAAGCCTGATCACGACGACCGGCACAATGACGCACTCCGCACTCCGGTCGGACTCACCCGGTTTCCGGAACCCGATCGTCGACGCCGCCGGCGAATACCCCCAGAAGAACACCGGTGACGGTGCTCCGCAGTTCCTCCGGAACGTGCCCGAAGAACTCGTCGTCGAGATCGGCCAGCACCGACCGGCCCCACGCGGCCAGCTCCTCCCCGATCACCGTGACGTGCAGCCGGGCCCGGCGGCCGCGCCCGGCCGGAGTGCGGCGTTCCACCGCCTGCAGCTTCTCCAGCTGCACCAACGTGGCCTGCATGCTCTGCGCCGTGACACCGGCCCGGCGGGCCAGCTCGCTGTACGAGCAGCCCGGATCGCGACTCAGGTGACCGAGGGCCGCGAGATGACGCATCGACAGATCGCGGGCACGCAGCCGCTTCTCCGTCGCCTCCCGGATCCGGCGCCCGAGGGCCATGACGAGGAAGGCCGCATGGGGCTCAGGAGGCCGCCCGCCGGTGTCGTCCGACATTCATCTCCGCAACAACTGTGGGGTTCGCCATTATCGCACGCCGGTCGGCCGGAACGGCGGGCCGGGAGGAAAGGACGTGGAACGTGCACGCACAATTCGTTCTGTTCGACGGTTTCGATCCGCTCGACGTCGTCGCGCCCTTCGAGGTTCTCGTTGCGGGCGGTGCGGCGGCAGGTGGCGACCTGACCGTCGAGCTGGTGGCCGCCGAGGGACCGCGCGAGGTGGTCAGCGGCACCCCCGGCCTCACCCTGCGGGCGACCGGGGCACTCGATCCCGTGCGCCCGGGGGTCGTCGTCGTCCCGGGGGCGTCCGGCCCCGTCGAGGGCGACCCCGACGCCGGTGACGAGACGATCCCGGTGCTCCTCGCCCGGGTGGGCCGGACGGAGTTGGCACCCCTGATGCGCCGCGCGCTGACCGAGCCGGAGGTGCTGGTCGCGACGGTCTGTGGCGGCTCACTGGCGCTCGCGATGGCCGGGCTGATCGAGGGGCGTCGGGCGACGACGAACGCGCTGGGCATCGATCTCCTCGATGCGACCGGGGTCGAGGTCGTCGCGGCCCGCGTCGTCGACGACGGCGACCTGATCACCGCGGGTGGTGTGACCTCGGGCCTGGATCTGGGCCTGCACCTGCTCGACCGGATGTACGGGCCCCGCATCGCGCACGCGGTGGAACGGCTCTTCGAGTACGAGCGCCGCGGTGTGGTGTGGGCCGACCGCGGCCGCGAGCCGGTGGCGTGGTGAGCCCGGTGGACGGTGCCACCCTGCTGGGCACCTGGGAGGTCTCCGTCGTGACCCCGATCGGGACCCTGGACACGACCTACGAGTTCACGCGCACGGCGGGAGCGCTGTCCGGGACCGCGACCAGCAGTCGCGAGACCGTGCCGGTCACCGACGTGGAGCTCGATCAGGACCCCGACGGACTCCGGGCCGGCTGGAACCAGGCGGTCCGGTGGCCCATCCGGCTCCACCTGCATTTCGACGTGGTCGTCACCGGGGATCGCATGAGCGGGTATTCGCGGGCGGGGCGACTGCCACGCTCCCGGGTCAGCGGAACCCGGCTCCGGGGGCCGGAGGACGCCGAGACCTGATCCGCCGGTCCTGCCGGGGAGCCCCACCCGAGGGTCGGCTCACCGGTCGATGGATGCCGCGTCGGACTCCCGATGGCGGTCACCGGAGGCAGGGACCAGCTCGTCGAGCCGAACGAAACTGCGCAGCGGTGAGCCGGACCTCGTCCGCCGCACAGTTCTCCGCATCTGCTCTTCCCTCCGGACGACCGCCCTCGAACTTGATACTTCACCATGTACACCCGCGGACTTGAAGTGTCAACAAGTCGGCTAGCATGCGCTCGTGACCGACACGGCGGAGCAGGATGACGCGATCCCGGCAACCCGGTGGCTGAACGACGACGAGCTCGGCGCGTGGCTGGCGAACTCGGCCCTCATGATCAGCCTGCCGGCCGCCCTGGACGCGCGGATGCGGCGCGAGAGCGAGCTGTCGTTCTTCGAGTACATGGTGCTCTCGGTACTGTCCGAGGAGCCGGACCGGACGATGCGCATGAACGACCTCGCCACCCGGACAGCGGCGTCGCTGTCGCGGCTGTCGCACGTCGCCGGGCGCCTGGAGAGCCGCGGCCTGCTCAGCCGGGCCCGGGTGCCCGGATCCGGCAGGCGGACCACCGCGACCCTGACCGACCCCGGGATGCGCGCCGTCGAGGCGGCCGCCCCCCGTCACGTCGCCGCGGTCCGCGAATACCTGATCGACCGGCTCGAACCCGAGGACCTGGCCGCATTGCGCCGGATCGGCACCGCCGTCGAGGCCGCCCTGCGGTGCGGGCGGCCCCCCACCGGCCGGTGAGCCGGCCGGAGCCGATCGCCTCGCTCAGCCCGGCAGCGGCAACCGCATGACCACCCGCGGGAACCCGCCGGACACCCCCGACGTCGGCGACGCCATGGTGAACCCGGCCGCCTCGAACAACGCCCGGGTACCGACGTAGGCCATCGTCAGGTCGACCTTCTCCCCGCCGTTGTCGACCGGGTAGCCCTCGATCGCGGGCGCGCCGTGCCCGCGCGCGAACCCGACCGCGCCGTCGAGCAGGGCGTGCGCGATCCCGCGGCCGCGGTGACCGGCGCGGACCCGGAAGCACCAGACCGACCAGACGGCGAGATCGTCGACCCGCGGGATCGTGCGGGAACGGGCGAACGGCAGCTCCGCCCGCGGTGCGACCGCCGCCCAGCCCACGACGTCGTCACCGTCGTAGGCGAGCACTCCCGGCGCCACATCGCGTTCGGTCAGCTCCCGGACGTAGGCGCCGCGGGCCCGCCCCACCAGCGACCGGTGCCGTGCTGCGGGGAG is from Pseudonocardia autotrophica and encodes:
- a CDS encoding dihydrodipicolinate synthase family protein; translated protein: MTLDIHGIIPPLVSPFTVDEQPDLDALRAEVRYHLDLGVHGLCVTGSTGDGQMLSLEDSVAIARATVEETAGRVPVIAGIIQDSTKEVIRYGKAIAETGVDALQVTPVHYLFQPDEDTTVAYYRRIADETALPIVVYNVIPYALIPATTVARVMNEIPAVIGVKQSGGNIHQLADLLHMNPEGGKVFTAVDDLLFPSYLMGAQGAISATLTVVPELCMAQWDAVQRGDLAAALELHNKQLPVWRAIDGPNMTARIKAALALQGRDGGASLSPLTPVSDAEREALRAALLAADVKLAA
- a CDS encoding LacI family DNA-binding transcriptional regulator encodes the protein MASIRDVARVAGVSTATVVRVLNGGATVSPDRTERVLRAVQELDYVSNGVAASLSRGRTQLLGLLVSDIANPFTGQVARGLEDEAVRHGYQVLISSSDFDPDREAQILESFARRTVDAAALLSTSEAAQGVHRLLRNEIPTVLIDRRPPDLPSVPLVRTDSLSAAREAVRHLIDLGHTDLGMIAGPSGMATASQRLAGFRAACADAGLHVRPECVREGFLGVDGGHRAMLEVLDLPVRPTAVFSFNNVLAIGALGALRERGVRLPGELSLITFDDTDLFPFVDPPLTAIAQPAYEIGAAAGRILFEELAGASHPAAGRDVVLPTELRIRNSCAAPAGVS
- a CDS encoding DAK2 domain-containing protein is translated as MTFDQEAVLRAYATAAEHGHARLTALDQRSGDGDFGDNLRGGLREAVARFDAGSGETAFGALGAVFLDEVGGTSGPLLGLLFTEIGHALAAGDDPVAAFGAGARAGLDAIQRVGEAQVGDRTLVDALAPAVEALPGGFAAGARAAAEGARQTAELRARMGRASYVGDRAMGEPDPGAVGIALLFRAAAEVAEPDAELPTVL
- a CDS encoding dihydroxyacetone kinase subunit DhaK; this encodes MSLPFHPHDGDPVPPALRGFARAHADLVELHESPAHLVARHRHPDRRVGLVSGGGSGHEPLHGGFLGRGMLDAVAPGKVFASPHNRQVLEASRAAAGPGGVVHVVKNYTGDRINFGIAAERLRMDGVEVRRVLVDDDLATESAETATGRRGTGATVVVEKILGGAADAGLGLDELAELGSAVAGASRSLAVASRAQTSMHTGEPSFDLRPDELEYGVGIHGERAQRSITRPATEELVEQMLGELVDALPGDGDQVITVVNGLGGATLLELYGLHELVAEGLERRGLATAGQLVGTLVPALDMTGFSISLTRTPAAWLPWWNAPATTPALTIDRQEATP
- a CDS encoding aldehyde dehydrogenase (NADP(+)); protein product: MTEIPTPLEQALAGAADTARATARTAPGERAVRLRAAADALDAAAGELVPIAMAETRLPEARLTGELARTTFQARLFADRLEAGLLHDVRIDHADPDWPMGARPDVRRTQVPIGPVLVFAASNFPFAFSVFGGDTVSALAAGCPVVVKAHPGHPELSRRTAELVAAAFPEGVFALIEGEQAGADAVQDPRIRAVGFTGSTRGGRALFDLAARRPDPIPFYGELGSTNPVVVTPAAWAERAGEIATGFAGSMVLGSGQFCTKPGVVLVPDADAFLDAVPELSAGPMLNERISSAYRTAAEEMAGAAEVVRGDLGSGGPVLFRTDADAVLARPELLGQEVFGPAALVVGYAGIDQALAVLDVVGGQLTGTVQGAADDPDAGEVIARLAEHAGRVIWNGWPTGVTVSDAQHHGGPYPSSTAPLHTSVGTAAAERFLRPVAFQSVPDALLPAELRDGAEGPRRLDGAPTV
- a CDS encoding GntR family transcriptional regulator, producing the protein MGYYGPGAPGTAESPGAEVVMLVSVSRLVTESLADRVYRVLREEITHGRLAQGERLDVTAISETMGVSKTPLREALGRLETDQLVITRPRSGTFVARITAEDIAEMCGMRKAIEWFATFEATHRMPDRVKLELREEIEQADRAMADGDYQPFFTSDMNLHRTIIEHAGNTRMIAVRDSIEAYVEWLRIAGATGIGRTGGAAARHHEIITAMIDGDAEKAQQAAVVHIDEVRDWTLEDFHAMRQSVAT
- a CDS encoding helix-turn-helix domain-containing protein, with protein sequence MPPTHSLADLLHQPVRWRIVQNLIGRPLTTAQLAQRLPDVPTTTLYRHVAVLVQADVLHVTGERRIRGAVERTYELNTAAADGDNTAPDRDRLRTMFTVYLAGLAGDFDRYLANDDVDPVRDGVSFRQAALWLSDEELAELQERITEAFAPFLEHSPADERTRRILSTVFLPADRG
- a CDS encoding DUF2269 family protein; the protein is MGKVLLSLHVVAAIILIGPVTVAVSLFPRYAGVALGTGGAKATGVPVLLHRISRVYSVAGLSVPVLGIALAVQMGVLGDPWVVVSLVLTVAAGLVLALVVLPEQQKAMDLIADPDRGPIDTGGWAGRARRLSAASGVFGLLWVVVVVLMVVRPGSTTGV
- a CDS encoding MarR family winged helix-turn-helix transcriptional regulator, whose product is MSDDTGGRPPEPHAAFLVMALGRRIREATEKRLRARDLSMRHLAALGHLSRDPGCSYSELARRAGVTAQSMQATLVQLEKLQAVERRTPAGRGRRARLHVTVIGEELAAWGRSVLADLDDEFFGHVPEELRSTVTGVLLGVFAGGVDDRVPETG
- a CDS encoding DJ-1/PfpI family protein, which produces MHAQFVLFDGFDPLDVVAPFEVLVAGGAAAGGDLTVELVAAEGPREVVSGTPGLTLRATGALDPVRPGVVVVPGASGPVEGDPDAGDETIPVLLARVGRTELAPLMRRALTEPEVLVATVCGGSLALAMAGLIEGRRATTNALGIDLLDATGVEVVAARVVDDGDLITAGGVTSGLDLGLHLLDRMYGPRIAHAVERLFEYERRGVVWADRGREPVAW
- a CDS encoding MarR family winged helix-turn-helix transcriptional regulator, which encodes MTDTAEQDDAIPATRWLNDDELGAWLANSALMISLPAALDARMRRESELSFFEYMVLSVLSEEPDRTMRMNDLATRTAASLSRLSHVAGRLESRGLLSRARVPGSGRRTTATLTDPGMRAVEAAAPRHVAAVREYLIDRLEPEDLAALRRIGTAVEAALRCGRPPTGR
- a CDS encoding GNAT family N-acetyltransferase, which produces MPFDVRPAGSFDDVATMLGPRKNPDASVCWCLSHRLPAARHRSLVGRARGAYVRELTERDVAPGVLAYDGDDVVGWAAVAPRAELPFARSRTIPRVDDLAVWSVWCFRVRAGHRGRGIAHALLDGAVGFARGHGAPAIEGYPVDNGGEKVDLTMAYVGTRALFEAAGFTMASPTSGVSGGFPRVVMRLPLPG